The nucleotide sequence CTCTCCGCGGAGACCGACGAGGAGCTGGTCGACGACGCCATGTTCTCCGAGGTGGCGTGGAGCTGGCTCACCGATGCGCTGGCCGAGTCAGGCGCCGCCCACCACACCGTCGGTGGGACGGTCACCCGCACCGCCTCGACCCGGTTCGGGGAGCTCGCCGGCCCCGAGCACTCGGTCGACGTCGAGATGCGCGCCTCGTGGACGGCCGACGGCACCGACCTGGACCGGCACCTGCTGGCGTGGCTGGAGGTCCTCGGGAACGCGGCCGGCCTGCCGCCGCCCGGAGTGCGGTTGCTGGGTCCCTCCGACCGGGTCGGCACCGAGACTCTCTAACATCGACCCGGCACAGCGGGCCCGGAGCCCGTTGAGCCGGTGCTCCGCTCCCTGGAGCCCGCGCCCGGCCGCGGGCGACCCCGGCCGGGCGCCGGTGGACCGACGGACGAG is from Blastococcus sp. HT6-4 and encodes:
- a CDS encoding DUF3000 domain-containing protein; translated protein: MEPRNLAEAGDQSRDDAVPAEFRAALESLASVSARPEIELRRIPAPQRLAPFAHAIGARVPDPEGDDEDDLEIASARFIVLFDPQGHEAWHGTMRCVGYLSAETDEELVDDAMFSEVAWSWLTDALAESGAAHHTVGGTVTRTASTRFGELAGPEHSVDVEMRASWTADGTDLDRHLLAWLEVLGNAAGLPPPGVRLLGPSDRVGTETL